Proteins found in one Aethina tumida isolate Nest 87 chromosome 1, icAetTumi1.1, whole genome shotgun sequence genomic segment:
- the LOC109595595 gene encoding uncharacterized protein LOC109595595 produces MNAKLLVVAIIFSAISSGTALECYDCQIDCSNATKVSCNGDNILKIPQLSLISIPTAEEKFYCYKATAKGDNIDTIAKGCIPAEVNGEVDIEDVVVTISTCDQDACNGSSIAVTSTVSIIFASLVMFIKSFLLTN; encoded by the exons ATGAACGCGAAACTTTTAGTCGTTGCTATTATTTTTAGTGCAATTTCTTCTG gcaCTGCTTTAGAATGCTATGATTGTCAAATTGATTGTTCAAATGCGACCAAGGTTAGTTGTAATGgtgataatattttgaaaatcccACAACTTAGTCTAATTAGTATACCGACAGCAGAAGAGAAATTTTACTGTTATAAAGCTACGGCGAAAggag atAATATAGACACTATTGCAAAAGGTTGCATTCCTGCTGAAGTAAATGGTGAAGTAGATATCGAAGACGTTGTGGTTACAATTTCCACTTGTGATCAGGATGCTTGTAATGGGTCGTCGATTGCAGTGACTTCTActgtttctataatatttgcaTCATTAGTAATGTTCATTAAATCTTTTttgttaactaattaa
- the LOC109595590 gene encoding uncharacterized protein LOC109595590, which yields MMSLDQYFFTDILRKYEKDPNITVENVLKNKACEDGNNFIAVVSRVTLKGVKNFKDCQWSVIVKELPTECLFDAKKAFSNEVYAYKKILPTLRQYIRKPLNFPKCLYASESLIILEDLSVDGFTNVDKRVGLNYEQIQSVLKELARLHAASIILNHKNPEIFQEISTKVEDLMFGNEILPVMETQEWNLDKAILLSEDIIDKNVNYQLEMIEILKDLKGRTFELQKEALRAPRKYKVINHGDCWCNNILVKGNKTKLIDFQLMRTTSVGADLSYLLYINMEPSFRISKEKELLNLYLCELNSCLELSEVNIQMSKTWLDSEMNDFVLYGYLHGMWLLPLFLDKDMPEMKNKSLQDTGAAIKERILMFSHDYVNKVTQNGHRINNNNIY from the exons ATGATGAGCTTGgatcagtatttttttacagatattttgaGAAAATACGAAAAGGACCCCAACATTACGGTGGAAaatgttcttaaaaataaagcgTGTGAAGACGGTAACAATTTCATAGCTGTTGTTAGTAGAGTGACTCTGAAAGgtgtaaaaaatttcaagg attgtcaGTGGTCGGTGATTGTTAAGGAGCTTCCAACAGAATGTTTGTTTGATGCAAAGAAGGCATTTTCCAATGAAGTGTAcgcatacaaaaaaatattgccaACTTTAAGACAGTACATAcgaaaacctttaaattttccCAAATGCTTGTACGCTTCGGAATCATTGATTATCCTAGAAGATTTGTCTGTTGATGGATTTACAAACGTCGATAAACGAGTTGGTTTGAACTATGAACAAATCCAAAGCGTTTTAAAG GAGCTAGCCAGACTTCACGCTGCCTCCATTATTCTAAATCACAAGAATcctgaaatatttcaagaaatatCGACGAAGGTTGAAGATCTTATGTttggaaatgaaatattaccAGTTATGGAAACTCAAGAATGGAATTTGGACAAAGCAATTCTATTAAGTGAAGatataattgacaaaaatgtAAACTATCAATTGGAAatgattgaaattttgaaggaTCTAAAAGGACGAACGTTTGAGTTACAAAAGGAAGCGTTAAGAGCACccagaaaatataaagttatcaATCATGGTGATTGTTGGTgcaataatatattagtaaagggcaataaaacaaaattaatagattttcagTTGATGAGAACTACCTCAGTTGGGGCAGATCTGTCGTATCTTCTTTACATAAACATGGAACCTTCTTTTCGAATATCAAAGGAAAAGGAActattaaatctttatttatgtGAATTAAATAGCTGCCTTGAACTGTCGGAAGTCAATATACAAATGAGTAAAACTTGGTTGGATTCAGAAATGAATGATTTTGTTCTTTACGGATATTTGCATGGAATGTGGCTATTAccgttatttttagataaagatATGcctgaaatgaaaaataaaagtttgcagGATACTGGAGCGGCAATTAAGGAACGTATTTTAATGTTCTCACACGACTATGTCAATAAAGTGACGCAGAATGGACATAGGataaacaataacaacatatactaa
- the LOC109595591 gene encoding tRNA-dihydrouridine(20a/20b) synthase [NAD(P)+]-like: MTKNADVNILDIFECQKLVKICAPMVRYSKLQFRNLVKKYGTDMSFTPMILADSFCKSELARNNEFTTNKFDLPLVTQFAANTVHDFVGAAYMVSPYCNGVDLNCGCPQRWAKQLGLGCSMLNKPELIFDIVRQCRNQISKPFTVSVKTRISKNIQKTVEVCKKLEMAGVSFLTIHARTSDQLTGDINTEQLRLICENVRIPVIANGGIKSLSDCYDLQENVKCKGVMVANGILTNPTIFNGTEITSMECVQQWVNICYNSTLTPESYEKLLSTGDSLLEFKEKPINLTFQCFHHHLVFMLEKILTKQQKRIFNNLKKFKDVLDFLQTNFNISPKLFGKNNFNLHKRLPTDYEGRDALYNRLKPETEIENDAFLYNYETDGKYFSSKLQKVEQQENNCDWTNIFIEND; this comes from the exons atgaCAAAAAATGCAGATGTCAATAtacttgatatttttgaatgtcaaaaattggttaaaatttgCGCCCCGATGGTTCGCTATAGCAA GCTTCAGTTCAGAAATCTAGTTAAAAAGTACGGCACTGATATGTCATTCACACCTATGATCTTGGCCGACTCATTTTGCAAAAGCGAACTGGCAAGGAACAACGAGTTCACCACTAATAAGT tcgATCTTCCACTAGTGACACAATTCGCAGCCAATACAGTGCATGACTTTGTAGGAGCAGCCTATATGGTCTCACC GTATTGCAATGGAGTTGACTTAAATTGTGGCTGCCCTCAAAGGTGGGCTAAACAATTAGGACTTGGGTGCTCGATGTTAAATAAGCCCGAACTCATTTTTGACATAGTCAGACAATGTAGGAATCAAATTTCTAAACCATTCACTGTTAGTGTTAAAACGAGGATATCAAAGAATATTCA AAAAACGGTAGAAGTATgcaaaaaattggaaatggcAGGTGTgagttttttaacaattcatgCCAGAACATCAGACCAATTGACTGGTGATATTAATACTGAACAGTTACGACTAATTTGCGAAAATGTGAGAATACCTGTTATCGCAAATGGAGGAATTAAAAGTCTTAGTGATTGTTATGATTTACAAGAAAATGTGAAATGCAaag gtGTTATGGTGGCTAATGGCATATTAACCAAtccaacaatatttaatggaaCTGAAATTACAAGTATGGAATGTGTGCAACAGTGGGTTAATATTTGCTATAACAGTACTTTAACTCCAGAGTCTTATGAGAAGCTTCTTTCTACAGGGGAttcattattagaatttaaggaaaaaccCATCAATTTAACATTCCAATGTTTTCATCATCATCTTGTGTTTATGTTAGAAAAAATTCTTACAAAGCAACAgaagagaatatttaataatttgaaaaagtttaaggatgtgttagattttttacagaCTAACTTCAATATTAGTCcaaaattatttggtaaaaacaatttcaatttacacaAAAGACTACCTACTGACTATGAAGGAAGGGATGCACTTTATAACAGATTAAAACCTGAAACAGAAATTGAAAACGATGCTTTTCTATACAATTATGAGACTGAcggaaaatattttagcaGTAAACTACAAAAAGTTGAacaacaagaaaataattgtgattggaccaatatatttattgaaaatgattaa
- the LOC126266230 gene encoding putative uncharacterized protein DDB_G0285119 isoform X5, whose protein sequence is MYHWDSEEDSMTYNMSQTDLDNRSNQMNPNNSAYQSSRGVDPEKKPYESTQLDLNNRSNQMNSNNRAYWSSRGIDPEIKPYEPTQLDLNNRSNQMNSNNRAYWSSRGIDPEKKPYEPTQLDLNNRSNQMNSNNRAYWSSRGIDPEKKPYEPTQLDLNNRSNQMNSNNRAYWSSRGIDYSRTPSDSDNLPRQNNWSSRDSDCCQEESDEEENNIGVGGWLAMAGGLAVAAGVAYRLYSNNSNRDDNTNNNNTNTNNI, encoded by the exons atgtatCATTGGGATAGTGAAGAAGATTCCATGACATATAATATGTCGCAAACAGATTTGGACAACAGATCTAATCAGATGAATCCAAACAATTCCGCATATCAGTCTTCCAGAGGAGTCg atccTGAGAAAAAACCTTATGAGTCAACTCAATTAGATTTGAACAACAGATCTAATCAGATGAATTCAAACAATCGCGCATATTGGTCTTCCAGAGGAATCg atccTGAGATAAAACCTTATGAGCCAACTCAATTAGATTTGAACAACAGATCCAATCAGATGAATTCAAACAATCGCGCATATTGGTCTTCCAGAGGAATCg ATCCTGAGAAAAAACCTTATGAGCCAACTCAATTAGATTTGAACAACAGATCCAATCAGATGAATTCAAACAATCGCGCATATTGGTCTTCCAGAGGAATCg ATCCTGAGAAAAAACCTTATGAGCCAACTCAATTAGATTTGAACAACAGATCCAATCAGATGAATTCAAACAATCGCGCATATTGGTCTTCCAGAGGAATCg attattcaCGAACTCCATCAGATTCGGATAACTTACCTAGACAGAACAATTGGTCTTCCAGAGATAGTg ATTGCTGCCAAGAAGAAAGCGATGaggaagaaaataacattGGTGTAGGTGGTTGGTTGGCCATGGCTGGTGGTTTAGCTGTCGCCGCTGGCGTTGCATATAGATTATACAGTAATAATTCAAACAGAGAtgataatactaataataataatactaatactaATAACATATAG
- the LOC126266230 gene encoding putative uncharacterized protein DDB_G0285119 isoform X4 — translation MYHWDSEEDSMTYNMSQTDLDNRSNQMNPNNSAYQSSRGVDPEKKPYESTQLDLNNRSNQMNSNNRAYWSSRGIDPEIKPYEPTQLDLNNRSNQMNSNNRAYWSSRGIDPEKKPYEPTQLDLNNRSNQMNSNNRAYWSSRGIDPEKKPYEPTQLDLNNRSNQMNSNNRAYWSSRGIDYSRTPSDSDNLPRQNNWSSRDSDCCQEESDEEENNIGVGGWLAMAGGLAVAAGVAYRLYSNNSNRDDNTNNNNTNTNNI, via the exons atgtatCATTGGGATAGTGAAGAAGATTCCATGACATATAATATGTCGCAAACAGATTTGGACAACAGATCTAATCAGATGAATCCAAACAATTCCGCATATCAGTCTTCCAGAGGAGTCg atccTGAGAAAAAACCTTATGAGTCAACTCAATTAGATTTGAACAACAGATCTAATCAGATGAATTCAAACAATCGCGCATATTGGTCTTCCAGAGGAATCg atccTGAGATAAAACCTTATGAGCCAACTCAATTAGATTTGAACAACAGATCCAATCAGATGAATTCAAACAATCGCGCATATTGGTCTTCCAGAGGAATCG ATCCTGAGAAAAAACCTTATGAGCCAACTCAATTAGATTTGAACAACAGATCCAATCAGATGAATTCAAACAATCGCGCATATTGGTCTTCCAGAGGAATCg ATCCTGAGAAAAAACCTTATGAGCCAACTCAATTAGATTTGAACAACAGATCCAATCAGATGAATTCAAACAATCGCGCATATTGGTCTTCCAGAGGAATCg attattcaCGAACTCCATCAGATTCGGATAACTTACCTAGACAGAACAATTGGTCTTCCAGAGATAGTg ATTGCTGCCAAGAAGAAAGCGATGaggaagaaaataacattGGTGTAGGTGGTTGGTTGGCCATGGCTGGTGGTTTAGCTGTCGCCGCTGGCGTTGCATATAGATTATACAGTAATAATTCAAACAGAGAtgataatactaataataataatactaatactaATAACATATAG
- the LOC126266230 gene encoding putative uncharacterized protein DDB_G0285119 isoform X1, with translation MYHWDSEEDSMTYNMSQTDLDNRSNQMNPNNSAYQSSRGVDPEKKPYESTQLDLNNRSNQMNSNNRAYWSSRGIDPEIKPYEPTQLDLNNRSNQMNSNNRAYWSSRGIDPEIKPYEPTQLDLNNRSNQMNSNNRAYWSSRGIDPEKKPYEPTQLDLNNRSNQMNSNNRAYWSSRGIDPEKKPYEPTQLDLNNRSNQMNSNNRAYWSSRGIDYSRTPSDSDNLPRQNNWSSRDSDCCQEESDEEENNIGVGGWLAMAGGLAVAAGVAYRLYSNNSNRDDNTNNNNTNTNNI, from the exons atgtatCATTGGGATAGTGAAGAAGATTCCATGACATATAATATGTCGCAAACAGATTTGGACAACAGATCTAATCAGATGAATCCAAACAATTCCGCATATCAGTCTTCCAGAGGAGTCg atccTGAGAAAAAACCTTATGAGTCAACTCAATTAGATTTGAACAACAGATCTAATCAGATGAATTCAAACAATCGCGCATATTGGTCTTCCAGAGGAATCg atccTGAGATAAAACCTTATGAGCCAACTCAATTAGATTTGAACAACAGATCCAATCAGATGAATTCAAACAATCGCGCATATTGGTCTTCCAGAGGAATCg atccTGAGATAAAACCTTATGAGCCAACTCAATTAGATTTGAACAACAGATCCAATCAGATGAATTCAAACAATCGCGCATATTGGTCTTCCAGAGGAATCG ATCCTGAGAAAAAACCTTATGAGCCAACTCAATTAGATTTGAACAACAGATCCAATCAGATGAATTCAAACAATCGCGCATATTGGTCTTCCAGAGGAATCg ATCCTGAGAAAAAACCTTATGAGCCAACTCAATTAGATTTGAACAACAGATCCAATCAGATGAATTCAAACAATCGCGCATATTGGTCTTCCAGAGGAATCg attattcaCGAACTCCATCAGATTCGGATAACTTACCTAGACAGAACAATTGGTCTTCCAGAGATAGTg ATTGCTGCCAAGAAGAAAGCGATGaggaagaaaataacattGGTGTAGGTGGTTGGTTGGCCATGGCTGGTGGTTTAGCTGTCGCCGCTGGCGTTGCATATAGATTATACAGTAATAATTCAAACAGAGAtgataatactaataataataatactaatactaATAACATATAG
- the LOC126266230 gene encoding putative uncharacterized protein DDB_G0285119 isoform X3, translating into MYHWDSEEDSMTYNMSQTDLDNRSNQMNPNNSAYQSSRGVDPEKKPYESTQLDLNNRSNQMNSNNRAYWSSRGIDPEIKPYEPTQLDLNNRSNQMNSNNRAYWSSRGIDPEIKPYEPTQLDLNNRSNQMNSNNRAYWSSRGIDPEKKPYEPTQLDLNNRSNQMNSNNRAYWSSRGIDYSRTPSDSDNLPRQNNWSSRDSDCCQEESDEEENNIGVGGWLAMAGGLAVAAGVAYRLYSNNSNRDDNTNNNNTNTNNI; encoded by the exons atgtatCATTGGGATAGTGAAGAAGATTCCATGACATATAATATGTCGCAAACAGATTTGGACAACAGATCTAATCAGATGAATCCAAACAATTCCGCATATCAGTCTTCCAGAGGAGTCg atccTGAGAAAAAACCTTATGAGTCAACTCAATTAGATTTGAACAACAGATCTAATCAGATGAATTCAAACAATCGCGCATATTGGTCTTCCAGAGGAATCg atccTGAGATAAAACCTTATGAGCCAACTCAATTAGATTTGAACAACAGATCCAATCAGATGAATTCAAACAATCGCGCATATTGGTCTTCCAGAGGAATCg atccTGAGATAAAACCTTATGAGCCAACTCAATTAGATTTGAACAACAGATCCAATCAGATGAATTCAAACAATCGCGCATATTGGTCTTCCAGAGGAATCG ATCCTGAGAAAAAACCTTATGAGCCAACTCAATTAGATTTGAACAACAGATCCAATCAGATGAATTCAAACAATCGCGCATATTGGTCTTCCAGAGGAATCg attattcaCGAACTCCATCAGATTCGGATAACTTACCTAGACAGAACAATTGGTCTTCCAGAGATAGTg ATTGCTGCCAAGAAGAAAGCGATGaggaagaaaataacattGGTGTAGGTGGTTGGTTGGCCATGGCTGGTGGTTTAGCTGTCGCCGCTGGCGTTGCATATAGATTATACAGTAATAATTCAAACAGAGAtgataatactaataataataatactaatactaATAACATATAG